Genomic DNA from Pigmentiphaga litoralis:
CGCTGTCGGTGACGCTGGCGGATTGATCTTCAGGCGCTGGCGCTTTGGCGAAACAGCGCGATGATGGTCGCGCGCAGCCAGGTGTGCGACGGATCGTTGGTAAAGCGGCGGTCCCAATGCATGGCGACGCCGAACTTGCTGTTGGGCAGCACCACGGGCAGCACCGCGTGTTGCCGGGTGTTCATCAGGCGCCGTGCAATCGCCACCGGCATGATCACCGCCAGGTCCGTCTTGGCAATGAGGGTGGGCAAGGACAGGAAGTGCGCGCACCGCAGTGCCAGCTGCGACTCGATGCCCAGCTGATGCAGGATGCGCAGCGTTTCGGCATGGGAACTGACCGCCACGTAGTCGAGCGATCGCAGGTCCTGCAAGGTGGGTGGGCCATCGTGCGCCTTGAGCAGCGGGTGCCCTGCCCGCACCACGACGGAATACCGGTCGCGGATCAGTTCGACCTTTTCGGTATCCATGACGGACGGCAGATAGCCGAACGCAAAGTGGATCTTGCCGGTGGCCAGCGCATCGGCAATGTCTTCGTGCGGCAGCGGCGACGTTTCCACGCGAATGCCGGGCGCCTGCCGATGCAGGGCCGCGATCAGTTCCGGCAGCAGCCGGGCTTCGCCAATGTCGTTCAGGTGCAGGCGCAGCGTCATGCGTGACTGCGCCGGGTCGAATCGCTCGGCCCCTTTCAGCACGCCTTCGATCGCCGACAGCGAAGGCTGGATGACCGCCACCAGCTGTTCCGCGCGCAGCGTGGGCCGCACGCCGCTGCCCGATCGCACGAACAGAACATCCCCCACCGCCTGCCGCAGTCGCGCCAGCGCCTGACTGGCCGCGGGCTGGGACAGGCCCACCGCGTCGGCACCCCGGCTGACGCTGCCAAGGCGATAGATGGCTTCGAACAATCGAAGCAGGTTCAGATCCAGGTCTTTCGCGCTGGTGTCTTCCCTGGTCGCGGTGCGTGCCGCCAGCCCCTTTGCCACTGCCGTCTCCTTATGCATCTATCTAATATTCTCTTATTAGCTTCATATTATTGTTGAATAGTACGCGCGCATCCACACTCCCTGCCACGACAGCAAGGAGTTTCGATGGACCACCCTGTTTCACCCTCCGCCCACGACGACCGCATCACCGTGCGGGAAGCCGTATTCCGGCTGCTTCGCGATCTGGGCATGACGTCGATCTTCGGCAATCCCGGATCGACCGAACTGCCGATGTTCAAGGATTTTCCCGAAGACTTCGACTACGTCCTGGCCCTGCAGGAATGCGTGGTGGTCGGGATGGCCGATGGCTACGCGCAGGCCACGCACAACGCGGCATTCGTGAACCTGCATTCGGCAGCGGGTGTCGGCCACGCCATGGGCAACATCTTTACCGCGCACAAGAACGGCACGCCGCTGGTGATCACGGCGGGTCAGCAGGCGCGATCGCTGCAGCCCTTCGATCCCTTCCTGGGATCCAATCAAGCGACCGAGCTTCCCAAGCCCTATGTGAAGTGGAGCGTGGAACCGGCGCGTGCCGAAGACGTGCCGCTGGCGATCGCGCGTGCCTATTACATCGCGATGATGCCGCCGTGCGGGCCGGTGCTGGTGTCGGTGCCTTCGGACGATTGGGACGTGCTGACGACCCCGGTGGAGGCGCGGCGCGTCAGCCGGCAGTTGCGGCCCGACGCCGACCTGCTGCAGGACATCGGGGCCGCCCTGGATGCGGCGGTGGCGCCCGCGATCGTGGTTGGCGCCGCAGTCGATCGCGACGGTGCA
This window encodes:
- a CDS encoding LysR family transcriptional regulator, which gives rise to MAKGLAARTATREDTSAKDLDLNLLRLFEAIYRLGSVSRGADAVGLSQPAASQALARLRQAVGDVLFVRSGSGVRPTLRAEQLVAVIQPSLSAIEGVLKGAERFDPAQSRMTLRLHLNDIGEARLLPELIAALHRQAPGIRVETSPLPHEDIADALATGKIHFAFGYLPSVMDTEKVELIRDRYSVVVRAGHPLLKAHDGPPTLQDLRSLDYVAVSSHAETLRILHQLGIESQLALRCAHFLSLPTLIAKTDLAVIMPVAIARRLMNTRQHAVLPVVLPNSKFGVAMHWDRRFTNDPSHTWLRATIIALFRQSASA